The nucleotide sequence GAGGTGTTGGTGTGCTTCACGGTTCCGGTCCGCACGTCCTCGGCAATCACCTTAATGCCGACCAACAGCGAAGTGCGCCCCACGTAGTTCACCGAGGCCAGCAACGACACCAGCTCGCCCACCGCCACCGGCTGCAGGAAGTTCACGCCGTCGACGCTCACCGTGACGCAGTAGGTGCCCGCGTGCTTGGAGGCCGCCGCGTAAGCTACCTTGTCCATGAGCGAAAGCAGGATGCCCCCGTGGATCTTGCCGCCGAAGTTGGCGTAGGAAGGAATCATGAGCTCGGTGAGCGTTACCCGGGAATACGACACGGGCCGGAAGTCGGGGAGAGGGTAGGGAGGCATAGGCACAGCAAGTGGAGGGAGAAACATTCCGGCAGTAGCATTGCCGGACCTGTGCAAGATAAGGGGGCATGCCAGGTCGAGACACCATGCGG is from Hymenobacter yonginensis and encodes:
- a CDS encoding acyl-CoA thioesterase codes for the protein MPPYPLPDFRPVSYSRVTLTELMIPSYANFGGKIHGGILLSLMDKVAYAAASKHAGTYCVTVSVDGVNFLQPVAVGELVSLLASVNYVGRTSLLVGIKVIAEDVRTGTVKHTNTSYFTMVAKDDDGNPTPVPGLLLETPDDTRRFVEAIKRREFNADYHRQFNDARTGMQADSLLHLLETERCQLGY